The genomic stretch TCTCCTTCCATAAATCTGTTTTTTGATTTAAAGCTATCGCAGCTAGTAGAAGTTCAACTCCACATAAAATAAATAAAATAACCAATCCAAGCATCATTTATGACCACCTTCCGTTATAATAAAAACAGCATAAATGATGAAACGCGTTTCAGAACAAGAGCAAAAGGAGAGAAAAATGGTAAATATTCGAGATATTGCAAAGAAAGCAGGAGTATCCGTTTCTACCGTATCGCGAGTTTTGAACAATCACCCCTATGTAAGCGAAGAAAAGAGAGAGCGTGTACAAGCCGTAGTAGATGCACTGAACTATGAGCAGAATATCAATGCAGTTCATTTATCAAAAGGAAAAACTAATCGAATTGCAGTTGCCCTCCCTTTTATCAACCATCCTTACTTTAGTGTTATTCTTGAAGGCATTGCAAAAGAAGCTCTTGGTGCCCACTGTCAGCTTATTTTGTGTCAAACCGCTTATGATCTACAAAAAGAGATGGATGCACTCCATATGCTGAAAACAAAGCAGGTAGATGGCGTAATTATTTGCTCTAGGGCAAATGACTGGGATGTTCTTAGTGAGTACCAATCTTATGGACCCATTGCTGTATGTGAAAACGGAACAGCTAAAAAGGTATCATCCGTTTATGTTAATCATTACGCGGCTTTTGAAAAAGCCCTATCTTACCTGCATGAGAACGGACATCAGAAAATTGGTTACTGCGTAGGTAGGATGAGTGGCACAAACAGCGAACAGCGAGCTAACGCTTACGGTGATTTTATGAAAAGAATGCAAGAACCGATAAGAAAAGAGTGGATATTTACAGATTGTTTATACATTACGGACGGAGATATGATTGTAGATCGTTTGCTTGCAATGGATGATCGGCCAACAGGGCTGCTTGTGACCAACGATCAGCTTGCAGTAGGAGTTATTACTCGCTGTAAAAAAGAAGGTTTATCAGTTCCCAAAGATATTGCAATTATTGGATTTGATAATCATCCATTAACAGCTTATTTAGACATTACAACGATTGAGCTACCTCTTTTTGAAATGGGGGAGTATTTATTTAAACTCGTGCTTGATAAAAGTCTTCAATATATGGAACTTCCATTTCAGCTTATTGAGCGCCAGACAGTGTAAAAAAGCACCATTATAAAATCATTATGTGCGGACACTATAGAGATAAAGCTAAATAGAGAAGGTGACATAATGAAAAAAGAATATCATGTTGGTGACCAAGTTTTTGTAATCTATCGAAATCCTCACACGGCAAACGTGGCTAATATTACGCAAGGAGAAGTAGTTCAGCATCCTGAAAATGACAGTGACGTTGCGCTGCTTTTACATGAGTCATATCACTTATTATCAGATGATGACGCAATATATACAAGCTATGAAGAAGCAGAACGAGCATATAACGAACTATTTGATTACGAACCATACCAAGGCTAAAAAAAGACGCTGTATTAAACAGCGTCTTTTTTTAGCCTACATTTAACAGGCATATGCTTTTCTTTTCTTCAAAGACTATATGCTATGAAGTGAATAGTAAAGGGAAGTGATGAATGTGATAAAACCGTTTGTGCCGCAATTAGTATATATTGAGCCAAGAGCTTTAGAATATCCATTAGGCGTAGAGCTAAAAGACAAATTTGAAAAAATGGGCATTGAAATTCGCGAAACAACGTCTCATAACCAGGTTCGAAATATTCCTGGAGAGAATCATCTTCAAAAATATCGCAATGCAAAATCGACGCTTGTTGTGGGTGTACGTAAAACGCTGAATTTTGATACTTCCAAGCCTTCAGCAGAATATGCAATTCCTTTTGCCACAGGATGTATGGGACATTGCCACTATTGTTATTTACAAACAACAATGGGAAGTAAGCCATACATTCGAACGTATGTAAATGTAGAAGAAATTCTAGATAGAGCTGAGCAATACATGAAGGAAAGAGCACCAGAAATTACGCGATTTGAGGCTGCGTGTACGTCTGATATCGTAGGTATTGACCACTTAACTCATACGTTAAAGCATGCGATTGAATATTTTGGAGAAAGCGACTTAGGACAACTCCGCTTTGTAACAAAATTTCATCATGTCGATCATTTACTTGATGCAAAACATAACGGTAAAACACGCTTTCGTTTCAGCGTGAACGCTGATTATGTAATTAAATATTTCGAACCTGGGACATCACCATTAGATTACCGGATTGAAGCGGCAAACAAAGTTGCAAAAGCCGGTTATCCTCTAGGATTTATCGTAGCACCTATCTATATCCATGAGGGGTGGAGAGATGGATATCGGGAGCTATTTGAAAAGCTGGATGCTTCCATTCCACAGGAATCACGAGATGATATTACATTTGAAATGATTCAGCATCGATTTACCAAACCAGCTAAGCGTGTCATTGAAAAGAATTATCCAAAATCTAAGCTGCAAATGAATGAAGAAGAGCGTCGTTATAAGTGGGGGCGCTATGGAATTGGAAAATATGTGTATACAAAAGACGAAGAGCATGAGCTGCGTGAAACGCTTGAATATTATATTGGGCAATTCTTTCCAAATGCAAAAATTGAATACTTTACATGAGCAGAAAGTGCAGGCAGTTTTTAGCCTGCACTTTTTATTAACTATAAATTTATTATGTAAACTTATCTAATCATACACAAACAATCACAATACATGTATAATGGAACAAGTGAATTGGAGGTATACATAAAATGAAATCACTTGTATTAGCA from Bacillus sp. 1780r2a1 encodes the following:
- a CDS encoding transcriptional regulator; amino-acid sequence: MKKEYHVGDQVFVIYRNPHTANVANITQGEVVQHPENDSDVALLLHESYHLLSDDDAIYTSYEEAERAYNELFDYEPYQG
- a CDS encoding LacI family DNA-binding transcriptional regulator → MVNIRDIAKKAGVSVSTVSRVLNNHPYVSEEKRERVQAVVDALNYEQNINAVHLSKGKTNRIAVALPFINHPYFSVILEGIAKEALGAHCQLILCQTAYDLQKEMDALHMLKTKQVDGVIICSRANDWDVLSEYQSYGPIAVCENGTAKKVSSVYVNHYAAFEKALSYLHENGHQKIGYCVGRMSGTNSEQRANAYGDFMKRMQEPIRKEWIFTDCLYITDGDMIVDRLLAMDDRPTGLLVTNDQLAVGVITRCKKEGLSVPKDIAIIGFDNHPLTAYLDITTIELPLFEMGEYLFKLVLDKSLQYMELPFQLIERQTV
- the splB gene encoding spore photoproduct lyase, with the protein product MIKPFVPQLVYIEPRALEYPLGVELKDKFEKMGIEIRETTSHNQVRNIPGENHLQKYRNAKSTLVVGVRKTLNFDTSKPSAEYAIPFATGCMGHCHYCYLQTTMGSKPYIRTYVNVEEILDRAEQYMKERAPEITRFEAACTSDIVGIDHLTHTLKHAIEYFGESDLGQLRFVTKFHHVDHLLDAKHNGKTRFRFSVNADYVIKYFEPGTSPLDYRIEAANKVAKAGYPLGFIVAPIYIHEGWRDGYRELFEKLDASIPQESRDDITFEMIQHRFTKPAKRVIEKNYPKSKLQMNEEERRYKWGRYGIGKYVYTKDEEHELRETLEYYIGQFFPNAKIEYFT